A DNA window from Arachis duranensis cultivar V14167 chromosome 3, aradu.V14167.gnm2.J7QH, whole genome shotgun sequence contains the following coding sequences:
- the LOC107478164 gene encoding uncharacterized protein LOC107478164: MEDSRKFDGPRPFRSLDSWFTHEGFLRMVKEEWRELGDVQFLDKMKALSVSVRRWHKQQFGNIAEKIRKFEEEIKKVDDMEVFPTLRFRDGLVNCLEREEAKALEVMPSVEEVKEAVWDCESSKAPRSDRYNINFIKKCWSEIGSKFTTDVMSFFETARLPADSNVTWVALVRKFVGAKEIKDLKPINMLKLKRKASLIIKLYFHKAYDRVKWCFVDTVLEKTGFGSTWRTLVKECIRSASISILVNGLPIKAFKMERELCQGDSLSPFLFVLVVDVLNRMIGEAVRNGQISPLLVGWDDIELSHLQFVDGTLLFCPPEEETVRNYKRLLRCFEIMSGLSINFEKFRWIPVNYSQEWTSRMCQMLGC, translated from the exons ATGGAAGATAGTAGAAAGTTTGATGGCCCAAGACCTTTTCGGAGCTTGGACTCATGGTTCACACATGAAGGCTTTCTAAGAATGGTGAAGGAAGAGTGGAGGGAATTAGGTGATGTGCAATTCCTAGATAAAATGAAAGCGCTATCAGTATCAGTACGGAGATGGCATAAACAACAATTTGGGAATATAGCTGAGAAGATAAGAAAGTTTGAGGAAGAGATAAAGAAGGTGGATGATATG GAAGTCTTCCCAACTTTGAGATTCAGGGATGGATTAGTCAACTGTCTGGAGAGGGAGGAAGCTAAAGCACTAGAGGTGATGCCATCAGTAGAGGAAGTGAAAGAGGCAGTATGGGACTGCGAATCTTCTAAGGCTCCAAGGAGTGATAGATACaacataaattttataaaaaagtgtTGGAGTGAGATTGGATCGAAATTCACTACAGATGTGATGAGCTTTTTTGAAACTGCAAGACTACCAGCAGATTCCAATGTCACATGGGTAGCGTTGGTTCGAAAATTCGTTGGGGCAAAAGAGATAAAAGACCTCAAACCTATCAACATG TTAAAACTGAAAAGAAAGGCATCATTGATTATCAAACTATATTTCCACAAAGCCTATGATAGAGTTAAATGGTGCTTCGTCGATACTGTGTTAGAGAAGACGGGATTCGGTAGTACATGGAGGACATTGGTCAAGGAGTGTATTAGGTCGGCATCTATCTCTATTCTGGTTAATGGGTTACCAATAAAAGCTTTCAAAATGGAGAGAGAACTTTGTCAAGGCGACTCATTATCgccatttttgtttgttttggtgGTGGATGTGCTCAACAGAATGATCGGGGAGGCGGTAAGGAACGGTCAAATATCTCCACTTTTAGTCGGTTGGGATGATATTGAGTTATCACACTTACAATTTGTGGATGGCACACTATTATTTTGTCCGCCTGAGGAGGAGACAGTGAGAAATTATAAGAGACTTCTGAGGTGCTTCGAGATTATGTCGGGATTGAGCATTAACTTTGAGAAGTTTAGGTGGATACCAGTGAATTACAGTCAGGAGTGGACTAGTCGGATGTGTCAGATGCTTGGTTGCTAG